The stretch of DNA ATCGGCGCGATGTTCGCGCTGCGCTGCGTGCATCCGCCGTCCGGCGCGGTCGCGCTGACCGCGGTGCTCGGCGGCCCGTCGATCCACGCGCTCGGCTACGGGTTCGTGCTCGCGCCGGTCGGCGTGCAGACGCTGCTGCTGCTCGGCTCGGCGCTCGCGTATCACGCGGCGACCGGGCATCGTTATCCGCACGCGGCGGCCGCGTCGGCGCCCGACGCGCCGGCGGACCGGCAAAAGCAGCCGCCGACGTTCACCCATGCCGATTTCGAAGCCGCATTGAGCGGCCGCGACGACTGGCTCGACATCGCGCCGGACGATCTCGAAGCGCTGCTGCGTGACCTGCAACGGCATGCGTACGTCCGTGCGTCGCAGGACGTGACCGCCGCCGACATCATGTCGCCGCCGGCCGCAACGGTGCCGGCTACCGCGTCCGCCGCCGACGCGTGGCAACTGCTGCATCGGCACGATGCCGACGCGCTGCCGGTCACCGACGCGGCGCGCCGCGTGGCGGGCGTCATCACGCGCGACGGTCTGCACAGAGCGGGCTTCGCGCACGACGCCGCGCGTCCGCGCGGCCTCGGCCTGCGCCGGCCGGCGCGGCGCTTCGACCGGCGCGCAGCGGGCACGCCGGTCCATGCGCTGCTCGACGCCGCACATCCGACGATCCATCACGGACATCCGGTGGTCGATCTGCTCGCGCTGTTCGCGCGCGGCGCACACGCGCATCTGCCGGTGCTCGACGACGAAGGACGGCTTGCCGGCATCGTCACGCAGGCCGATCTGATCGCGGGCCTGCATCGGCAGACGCATCGCTACCGGCGGCAGCCGACCGCCTGAGCATCGGCCTTTACCCGCGCGAAGGTTCGCCCATTTATATCAAATTATGATATGTTTGCCGCTCGTCAAATCGAGCGTCGATTCATGAGCAAACGTCACAGCGGCCTCGCGAAGGCCGATTTCGAGCAGTTGTCCGAGTTCCGCTACCAGATGCGCCGCTTCGAGCGTTTCTCGGAGCAGGCCGCGCAGGCCGAGGGCATCACGCCGCTGCAATACCTGTTGCTGCTGCACATCAAGGGATATCCGCAGCGCGAATGGGCGACGATCGGCGAACTGGCCGAGCGGCTGCAGGCGCAGCATCACGGCGTCGTGTCGCTGGTGTCGCGCTGCGAGGCGCTCGGGCTCGTCGAGCGCCGGCCGAGCGAGGTCGACCGCCGGCAGGTCGAGGTGCATCTGCTCGAACCCGGCGAGACGCTGCTCGCGAAACTCGCGCAGAAACATCGCGCGGAACTGAAGTCGCTGGCCGGCACGTTCCGCGTCCCGCAGATCGATCGATAAACAAGGCCCGTCCATCGTCATGCACGCCGCCCCGCACAAACGCGATTTTTCCGTCAACGCGAGACTGCCCGGCATCTGCGCGCTCGCCGCCGCGATCGGCGTGTTGAGCACGGCCGCCGCGTACGTGCTGCTGCACCTGATCCGCTTCTTCACGAACCTGTTTTTCTTCGGCAGCCTGTCGTTCGCGGACCGCTCGCCGGCCGGCCATGCGCTCGGCGCGTGGGTCGTGCTGGTGCCGGTCGCGGGCGGCCTGATCGTCGGGCTGATCGCGCGTTACGGGTCCGAGCGGATTCGCGGCCACGGCATTCCGGAGGCGATCGAGGCGATCCTGTTCGGCCGCAGCCGGATGTCGCCGAAGGTCGCGATCCTGAAGCCGCTCGCGTCCGGCATCGCGATCGGCAGCGGCGGGCCGTTCGGCGCGGAAGGGCCGATCATCATGACCGGTGGCGCGCTCGGTTCGCTCGTCGCGCAGTGCGTGCGGCTGTCGGCGGCCGAGCGCAAGACGCTGCTCGTCGCCGGCGCGGCGGCCGGGATGACCGCGGTGTTCGGCACGCCGGTCGCCGCGGTGCTGCTGGCGGTCGAACTGCTGCTGTTCGAATGGCGTCCGCGCAGCCTGATTCCGGTTGCGCTCGCCTGCGCGGTCGCCGGCTTCGCGCGCGGCGCCGGGTTCGGCACTGGCGTGCTGTTCCCGCTCGCGACCGCGCCGGTCATGCCGCTGTCGCTCGTGTCGTGCGTGATCGCCGGCCTGCTGTGCGGCGCGCTGGCGGCGGGGCTGTCGGGCGCGCTGTACAAGGTCGAGGATCTATTCGCGCGGCTGCCGGTGCACTGGATGTGGTGGCCGGCGATCGGCGGCCTCGCGGTCGGCATCGGCGGGTGGATCGAGCCGCGTGCGCTCGGCGTCGGTTACGACGTGATCGGCGATCTGCTGCATCTGCAACTCGGCTGGCAGACCGCAGCGGCGATCCTCGGCGTGAAGGCGGTGATCTGGGTGATCGCGCTCGGCTCCGGCACGTCGGGCGGCGTGCTCGCGCCGCTGCTGATGCTCGGCGCGGGGCTCGGCGTGCTGACCGGCCACCTGCTGCCCGGCGGCGAGCCGCTGCTGTGGCCGCTCGTCTGCATGGCCGCGACGCTGGGCGCTACGCTCGGCGCGCCGCTGACCGCGATCGTCTTCGCGTTCGAACTCACGCACGACGCGAACGCGCTGCTGCCGCTGCTCGCGGCGACGCTGGTCGCGCATGCGCTCTCGACGGTCGTGATGCGCCGCTCGATCATGACCGGGAAGATCGCGCGGCGCGGCCGCCATATCTATCGCGAGTATGGCGTCGATCCGCTGGAGCGGCATTACGTGGACGAAGTGATGACGCGCGACGTCGAGACGATCGACGCGTCGCTCACGGCGCAAGCCGCGCTGGCGAAACACTTCGATGCGACGCAGACGCATCGTGCGTATCCGGTCGTCGATGAAGCGGGCGCGGCGGTCGGCGTCGCGGATCGCGCCTCGTTGATGGCGCTGGCGGCCGATGAGCGGTCGCAACATGCGCCGCTGCTGAATTCGCTGCACGTTCGCATGCCGGCGGTCGCGCTCGCCGACGAGACCTGCCGGCTCGTGGCGACGCGCCTTGCGGTGCATGGGCTCGAACGGCTGCCGGTCGTCGCGGACCGGCAGTCGATGCGGCTGACCGGCATCGTGTCGCGCAGCGATCTCGTGAAGCTGTCGCTCGCGCACTTCGACGACGAACATCGGCGCGAGCGTTTCAGGCGTGTGTTGCCGGCCGGCGGCGTTAAACGGCGAGGGCGGAAAGCGCGACGCGCGATGGCGGCGCGTTAGCGGTTCGGGCGAAGCATGACGACGTGCGCAGACACGCCGATCCTGCGGCTCGCTGCTTCGCTTGACCGATGACCGACGCGGCGTCGTCCGCCGCCCTGACAGCTTCAACGACTCACCTGCCCATAAGCGAGCGACAGCCGCGTCGCCCCCGATCCCGCGCTACCGGCTACCATACGCGCTTGTCCATAAAAACGGGGGCACGCGGATGCGCGAGCCGAAAGGAACAGGAACGGCCGATGGCGATTGAACTGCTCAGGGGCATACGCCCGCTGACGCGCGCGTCGGCGCTGCGCGACGCGCTGGCCGGCGCAACGCTCGCATCGATGAACGTTCCGCAACTGCTCGGTTATGCGCGCATCGCCGGGATGCCGGCGGTCACGGGCCTCTACACCGGCTTCCTGCCGCTGATCGCGTTCGCGTTGTTCGGCGCGTCGCGCCACCTCGTCGTCGCGGCCGACTCGGCGACCGCGACGATTCTCGCGGGCCGCCTGTCCTCGATGGCCGCGCCGTCGAGCGCCGAATACGTCGCGCTCGCGGGCGCGACCGCGCTGCTGACCGCCGGCCTGCTGCTGCTCGCGCGGATCTTCCGCCTCGGTTTCCTCGCGGACTTCCTGTCGCGCACGGTGCTGGTCGGTTTTCTCGCGGGCGTCGGCATGCAGGTCGGCATCGCGATGCTCGGCGACATGGCCGGCCTGTCGATCTCGTCGCCGCGCACGACCGAGCAGGTCAGGCAGATCGTGTCGCAACTGGGCGGCATCCACTGGCCGACGCTCGGCATCTCGGCGCTGGTCGCCGCATCGATCCTGATCTTCCGGCGCTACCGGCCGCACTGGCCCGTGCCGCTCGTCGCGGTGGTCGGCGGCATCGTCGCGAGCAGCACGCTGCACTTCGCCGCGCACGGCATCGCGGTCATCGGGCCGGTCGCGGGCGGGCTGCCGTCGCTGCGCCTGCCGCTCGTGAACTGGACCCAGGTGCTCGATCTGCTGCCGGTCGCCGCGTCGTGTTTCGCGATCATCGTCGCGCAGAGCGCCGCGACGAGCCGCGCGTTCGCGGAGCGTTACCGCGAGCGCATCGACGACGACACGAACCTGCTCGGCCTCGCGGCCGCGAACGCGGCGGCGTCGCTGTCCGGCGCGTTCGTCGTGAACGGCAGTCTCACGCAGACCGCGATGGCCGACCAGGCCGGCGCGCGCAGCCAGTTCGCGCAACTGACGTTCGCGGTCGTCGTGCTGGTGGTGCTGCTGTTCCTGAGCCGCTGGCTGCAATACCTGCCGCATTGCGTGCTGGCGAGCGTCGTGTTCACGATCGCGTGCGGGCTCGTGCAAGGGCGCGCGCTGCTGGACATGCGGCACGAGAGTCCCGGCGAACTCGCGCTCGCGATCGTGACCGCGCTCGCGGTCGTGACGGTCGGCGTCGAGAACGGGATTCTGCTCGCGATCGCGCTGTCGCTGCTGCGGCACGTGCGGCATTCGTATCGTCCGCACACGATGATGCTCGCGCCCGGCGACGGGGGACGCTGGCTGCCGGTGCCCGCGCAGCCGGGCCGCGAGACCGCGCCGGGGCTGATCGTCTACCGGTTCGGCGCGGACCTGTTCTACGCGAACGATCACCTGTTCGTCGACGAGACGCACCGGCTGATCGGCGCGGCGCCGACGCCGGTGCGCTGGTTCGTCGTCGATGCGGCGGCGATCACCGACATCGACTATTCGGCCGGGCGCTCGGTCTGCGACCTGTGCGACGAGCTGGCGAAACGCGGCGTGCGCGTGATTTTCGCGCGCGTGAATCCTTATCTGCGCGCGGACATGGACCGGCACCGGATCACCCCGGTCGTGGGCGCGCAGAACCTGTTCGAGACGCTGCACGAAGCGTTGGCGGCGGTGCACCCGGATCTCGGCGCGCGCTCGGAGACGTGATGCGCGACGAAGAAGGCGGGTGCGGCAGCACTTGGTGAACGGGCTCGCGCGGCATCCCTCATCACGCAGCGTCAACCCGCAAGCCGTTTTCAAACCCCCACGCGCCGGGCCTCGTTCGCCCGCGATCACGGCGGCTTGTCTTATTGACGCCACGACCGTCATCCGCGATCCTCGCGTTATTCAGCGTCCGCGCATAAGCGCGGTCCAGCGAGGAGATTCCGATGAGCGCGCAGTCCGCAAGATTCGCCGAACCGTCGAGGTGCGACAGGCGCGGCAGCCGGCCGGGTTGCGCACCCGCCGGTTGCAGCAGCAACGATGGACGCGGCAGCCATCCATTGCCTCGCGTCGTGCAGGCCGCGTGGCCGCGCGGTTCACATGGCGCGTGGACTGCCTGCCATTCGAAAGCGGGGCCGATATGGCGACATTGAAGGACGTCGCCGCGCTCGCGGGCGTCGGTCTGTCCACTGCGTCCCGCGCGATCTCCGGCAACGGCCCGGTGTCCGCCGACGCGGCCGCGCGCGTGCACGCCGCGATCGAGGCATTGAACTTCCGCCCGTCGTCGATCGGCCGCGCGATGGCGACGCAGTCGCTCGGCATCATCGGCATCTTCGTGCCGACGTTCTTCGGCTCGTATTACGGGACGATCCTGAAGGAGACCGACGCGGAACTGCGCAGCGTCGGCCGCCATGTCGTCGTCGCGACCGGTTATGGCGAACTGTCGCCGCGCGAGCAGGCGATCGAGGGGGTGCGTTTTCTGATCGGCCGCGACTGCGACGGCATCGCGGTCATCAGCCACGATCTGCGCGACGACGACCTTGCGATGCTGCACGGCCTGCATCCGCGAATGGTGTTCGTGAACCGCGCGTTCGCGCAGATAACGGAAGCGTCGTTCTGCGTCGATCACTTCGGCGGCGGCGTGCTGGCCGCGCGCACGCTGGTCGAGCACGGCCATCGCGACATCGCGGTGATCGCCGGGCCGGACACGGCGACCGACAACGTCGACCGGATGAACGGCTTTTTCGCGGAACTGGAACGGCACGGCATTACGCGCGAGTCGGTGCCGTTCGTCGCGTCGGACTTCTCGCTCGAAGGCGGCTTCAGGTCCGTGCGCGTGCTGCTCGACATGCGGCGGCGCTTCACGGGTCTGTTCTGCGCGAACGACACGATGGCGGTCGGCGCGCTCGCGCAGTTGCAGCAGTCGGGCATCTCGGTGCCGCACGACCTGTCGGTGATCGGCTACGACGACGACTATTCGGCCGCGTACACCGCACCCGCGCTGACGTCGGTGCATATCCCCACCGCCGAATTGACGCGCAACGCGGTGCGCTGGCTGCTGAACCAGTGCTATCGGACCACGTGGTCGATCGAGCGGGACTTCCCGGTCAGCGTGACGATGCGCGCGTCGGTCGCGAAAGCGCCTGACGCGCGCGTATCGGAGCCCGCGACGAGATAAAGCGAAGCGGGCGGCAACGGCAACGCGCCGCCGCCGCCCGCGTCATCGCGGTATCAATGCGCCGGCTGCCATGTGCCGGTCAGCGACTTCAGGAACGCGACGATCGCATCGACGTCCGCATCCGACAACTGCGTGCCGACCTGATACTTCGCCATGTCGCGCACCGCGTCGCGCAGATCGGCGCGGCTGCCGTCGTGGAAATACGGCGCGGTCAGTTCGACGTTGCGCAGGCCCGGCGTCTTGAACGCATGACGGTCGAGCGGATCGTGCGTGACGCCCCAGCGGCCGTTGTCCGCATCGGTCAGCCCGTTGCTGCGCGCGGCGAAGTAGTCGGCCGCGCGGCCCATCCGTTCGAACGACTGCCCGCCGAGGTTCTTGCCGACGTGGCACGTCGTGCAGCGGTTCGCCTTGAACAACTGGTAGCCGCGCACTTCCTCGCTGTTCAGCGCATGCGCGTCGCCGCGCAG from Paraburkholderia caballeronis encodes:
- a CDS encoding HPP family protein, producing MPDPILDWFSRFRPSQTRVRWPERMRACVGALVGIALTGLAMRFAPGGGAAMPLLIAPMGASAVLLFGVPASPLAQPWSIFGGNLVSAFVGVTCATLIAQPVDAAACAIALAIGAMFALRCVHPPSGAVALTAVLGGPSIHALGYGFVLAPVGVQTLLLLGSALAYHAATGHRYPHAAAASAPDAPADRQKQPPTFTHADFEAALSGRDDWLDIAPDDLEALLRDLQRHAYVRASQDVTAADIMSPPAATVPATASAADAWQLLHRHDADALPVTDAARRVAGVITRDGLHRAGFAHDAARPRGLGLRRPARRFDRRAAGTPVHALLDAAHPTIHHGHPVVDLLALFARGAHAHLPVLDDEGRLAGIVTQADLIAGLHRQTHRYRRQPTA
- a CDS encoding MarR family winged helix-turn-helix transcriptional regulator is translated as MSKRHSGLAKADFEQLSEFRYQMRRFERFSEQAAQAEGITPLQYLLLLHIKGYPQREWATIGELAERLQAQHHGVVSLVSRCEALGLVERRPSEVDRRQVEVHLLEPGETLLAKLAQKHRAELKSLAGTFRVPQIDR
- a CDS encoding chloride channel protein — encoded protein: MHAAPHKRDFSVNARLPGICALAAAIGVLSTAAAYVLLHLIRFFTNLFFFGSLSFADRSPAGHALGAWVVLVPVAGGLIVGLIARYGSERIRGHGIPEAIEAILFGRSRMSPKVAILKPLASGIAIGSGGPFGAEGPIIMTGGALGSLVAQCVRLSAAERKTLLVAGAAAGMTAVFGTPVAAVLLAVELLLFEWRPRSLIPVALACAVAGFARGAGFGTGVLFPLATAPVMPLSLVSCVIAGLLCGALAAGLSGALYKVEDLFARLPVHWMWWPAIGGLAVGIGGWIEPRALGVGYDVIGDLLHLQLGWQTAAAILGVKAVIWVIALGSGTSGGVLAPLLMLGAGLGVLTGHLLPGGEPLLWPLVCMAATLGATLGAPLTAIVFAFELTHDANALLPLLAATLVAHALSTVVMRRSIMTGKIARRGRHIYREYGVDPLERHYVDEVMTRDVETIDASLTAQAALAKHFDATQTHRAYPVVDEAGAAVGVADRASLMALAADERSQHAPLLNSLHVRMPAVALADETCRLVATRLAVHGLERLPVVADRQSMRLTGIVSRSDLVKLSLAHFDDEHRRERFRRVLPAGGVKRRGRKARRAMAAR
- a CDS encoding SulP family inorganic anion transporter; its protein translation is MAIELLRGIRPLTRASALRDALAGATLASMNVPQLLGYARIAGMPAVTGLYTGFLPLIAFALFGASRHLVVAADSATATILAGRLSSMAAPSSAEYVALAGATALLTAGLLLLARIFRLGFLADFLSRTVLVGFLAGVGMQVGIAMLGDMAGLSISSPRTTEQVRQIVSQLGGIHWPTLGISALVAASILIFRRYRPHWPVPLVAVVGGIVASSTLHFAAHGIAVIGPVAGGLPSLRLPLVNWTQVLDLLPVAASCFAIIVAQSAATSRAFAERYRERIDDDTNLLGLAAANAAASLSGAFVVNGSLTQTAMADQAGARSQFAQLTFAVVVLVVLLFLSRWLQYLPHCVLASVVFTIACGLVQGRALLDMRHESPGELALAIVTALAVVTVGVENGILLAIALSLLRHVRHSYRPHTMMLAPGDGGRWLPVPAQPGRETAPGLIVYRFGADLFYANDHLFVDETHRLIGAAPTPVRWFVVDAAAITDIDYSAGRSVCDLCDELAKRGVRVIFARVNPYLRADMDRHRITPVVGAQNLFETLHEALAAVHPDLGARSET
- a CDS encoding substrate-binding domain-containing protein yields the protein MATLKDVAALAGVGLSTASRAISGNGPVSADAAARVHAAIEALNFRPSSIGRAMATQSLGIIGIFVPTFFGSYYGTILKETDAELRSVGRHVVVATGYGELSPREQAIEGVRFLIGRDCDGIAVISHDLRDDDLAMLHGLHPRMVFVNRAFAQITEASFCVDHFGGGVLAARTLVEHGHRDIAVIAGPDTATDNVDRMNGFFAELERHGITRESVPFVASDFSLEGGFRSVRVLLDMRRRFTGLFCANDTMAVGALAQLQQSGISVPHDLSVIGYDDDYSAAYTAPALTSVHIPTAELTRNAVRWLLNQCYRTTWSIERDFPVSVTMRASVAKAPDARVSEPATR